One Natrinema sp. DC36 genomic window, CACGAACGGACGAGCGCGGCCAGCATCGGCGAGTCGAGATCGGCGGTCTTCTCCTCGTGAATTTCGGATCCAGTAGCCAGTAACCCCGCGGAGAAGGGTTCGTACACGCTGACGCGTTCGATACCGAGGTCTCTGAGCAGGATCAGATCTTTCGCAGAAATCCGTTCACCGGGCCGAAACAGCACTTCACCAGCTGACACGTTGCTTCCCCGTTCGTACGTATACGTACCCGGTTCGAGGCTACTCCCCCTGAGTTCACCTGCTTCGACGGATGCTTCCTCGATCTTGAGCACGGCGTTTGCGCGCTCTGGGAGCGGTGCCCCCGTAGCGATGCGGGCAGCTGCCCCGGCCGCTAGCGACGGTGGCTCGTCCTCCGGAAATATCTCTCCGTCACTGACCGTGAAGGGATACGACTCGGTCGCGTCGACGGCGAATCCGTCCATGGTCGCGTGGTCGTGAACCGGAACGTCTCTGGGGGCAGTTATCGACTCTGCGAGAAACCGTCCAGCTATGCCGTCTCCGACGCTCAACTCTTTCGTCTCGTGGTTCGACAGCACTCGGTCGAGCACATCGAGAACCTCCCGCACGGCCTCGGAACGAGAGAGCATCGATTCGTGGTCGTGAGCCATAATACTGAGTTGGGTATATTATCACAAACCCCTTTCGTCCGTTTTTCAACCAAACGGGAACTCTCTGCG contains:
- a CDS encoding molybdopterin molybdotransferase MoeA, translated to MAHDHESMLSRSEAVREVLDVLDRVLSNHETKELSVGDGIAGRFLAESITAPRDVPVHDHATMDGFAVDATESYPFTVSDGEIFPEDEPPSLAAGAAARIATGAPLPERANAVLKIEEASVEAGELRGSSLEPGTYTYERGSNVSAGEVLFRPGERISAKDLILLRDLGIERVSVYEPFSAGLLATGSEIHEEKTADLDSPMLAALVRSWEHGVTIEGTVPDEYERTRDRIEQLADEHDVVITTGGTSVGKKDHVIRALEALGEVVFHRVRIRPGKPIAVSRLPDHDAVAFAIPGKPVGAHTVATLVMRSFFVGETEPVPTIDATLTSDVGIGTAGFEYAVPVTVDEGNAIPLGHVDSPLEVYEETFDPSVLSSSTRATRADGIVITESDLAAGESVRVIPYPVIE